The following are from one region of the Streptomyces rubrogriseus genome:
- a CDS encoding ComEA family DNA-binding protein, whose translation MALRSRSRTASATSGPGRPPASDGRLAHRRAPGSRTHARHRSHARHGRRHAAPEELRRRAETLFGERAEGYDLAGPERAHGETGKGPPVPRLDTPTGPGTTWRERAGQALRERMPLWLQTRCGLERRSVAALTVLLVVAAAFAVQHFWSGRTQSVAAPEVVREAAAYGAGKPEPTAEDRDTTGGPGPKAAATATAGPQIVVDVGGKVREPGVHSLPAGSRVADALRAAGGVRPGTKTDGLNRARFLVDGEQVIVGAPAPVPRPGAGPAPDGPTGAAGPAAPVSLNTATTDQLDTLPGVGPVLAQHIIDYRTQHGGFRSVDELREVNGIGERRFADLRDLVRP comes from the coding sequence ATGGCTCTTCGATCACGCTCACGCACCGCGTCCGCGACCAGTGGCCCGGGCCGCCCCCCGGCCTCCGACGGCCGCCTCGCCCACCGCCGCGCACCCGGCTCCCGCACCCACGCCCGCCACCGCTCCCACGCCCGGCACGGCCGCCGGCACGCGGCGCCCGAGGAGTTGCGGCGGAGGGCGGAGACGCTGTTCGGGGAGCGCGCCGAGGGATACGACCTCGCGGGGCCCGAGAGGGCCCACGGGGAGACGGGGAAGGGGCCGCCGGTGCCCCGCCTCGACACTCCCACCGGCCCCGGGACGACCTGGCGGGAGCGGGCCGGGCAGGCACTGCGGGAGCGGATGCCGCTGTGGCTGCAGACCCGCTGCGGCCTGGAGCGGCGCAGTGTCGCGGCGCTCACGGTGCTGCTCGTCGTCGCGGCGGCCTTCGCGGTGCAGCACTTCTGGTCCGGCCGCACCCAGTCGGTGGCGGCACCCGAGGTGGTGCGGGAGGCGGCGGCATACGGAGCGGGGAAACCGGAGCCGACGGCCGAGGACCGCGACACGACCGGCGGGCCCGGACCCAAGGCGGCGGCCACGGCCACGGCCGGGCCCCAGATCGTGGTGGACGTCGGCGGCAAGGTCCGCGAACCCGGGGTCCACAGCCTCCCGGCCGGCTCACGCGTCGCGGACGCCCTGCGGGCCGCCGGAGGGGTGCGGCCCGGCACGAAGACCGACGGACTGAACCGCGCCCGCTTCCTGGTGGACGGCGAGCAGGTGATCGTCGGAGCACCCGCGCCCGTGCCCCGGCCGGGGGCGGGACCCGCCCCGGACGGGCCGACGGGTGCGGCGGGGCCCGCGGCGCCGGTGTCCCTCAACACCGCGACCACCGACCAGCTCGACACCCTCCCCGGCGTCGGCCCGGTCCTCGCCCAGCACATCATCGACTACCGCACCCAGCACGGCGGTTTCCGCTCGGTCGACGAACTGCGCGAGGTCAACGGCATCGGCGAGCGCCGCTTCGCCGACCTGCGGGATCTCGTGCGGCCATGA
- a CDS encoding arylamine N-acetyltransferase family protein: MDSVQVDAYLRRLGAGYPEEPTAASLRALHLRHLRTVPFENLSVHLGEEIVLEEQRLWDKVVGGGRGGFCYELNGLFGALLTALGYEVTPLAARVYGDGDRLGIPYDHMALLVRTADGGDWLADVGFGAHSHGPLAFAERGGQVDPGGTFRVVEAGSDAAGARGGPGGPGEAGPAADLDVLRDGKRVYRVEARPRVLDDFVSGAWWHSTSPRSHFLRSPVCSRLTEDGGRITLSGRRLTTTAADGGRQERELDTDADVLAAYRDHFAIHLDHVPSVPSVPPVSRL; this comes from the coding sequence ATGGATTCAGTTCAGGTCGATGCCTACCTCCGCCGGCTGGGAGCCGGGTACCCCGAGGAGCCCACCGCTGCATCACTGCGCGCGCTGCACCTGCGTCATCTGCGGACGGTGCCCTTCGAGAACCTCTCGGTCCATCTGGGCGAGGAGATCGTGCTGGAGGAGCAGCGGCTGTGGGACAAGGTCGTGGGCGGGGGAAGGGGCGGGTTCTGTTACGAGCTCAACGGGCTCTTCGGGGCGTTGCTCACGGCCCTCGGGTACGAGGTCACGCCGCTGGCGGCGCGGGTGTACGGCGACGGGGACCGGCTCGGGATCCCGTACGACCACATGGCTCTGCTGGTGCGGACGGCGGACGGGGGCGACTGGCTGGCGGACGTCGGATTCGGGGCGCACAGCCACGGTCCGCTGGCGTTCGCGGAGCGGGGCGGGCAGGTGGATCCCGGGGGGACGTTCCGGGTGGTCGAGGCGGGGTCGGACGCGGCGGGGGCACGGGGCGGACCCGGCGGCCCTGGCGAGGCCGGCCCGGCGGCCGACCTGGACGTCCTGCGGGACGGGAAGCGCGTGTACCGGGTGGAGGCGCGGCCCAGGGTGCTCGACGACTTCGTGTCCGGCGCCTGGTGGCACAGCACCTCCCCCCGGTCGCACTTCCTCCGGTCGCCGGTCTGCTCGCGGCTCACGGAGGACGGGGGCAGGATCACGCTCAGCGGTCGCCGGCTCACGACGACGGCCGCCGACGGTGGGCGGCAGGAGCGGGAGCTCGACACGGACGCCGACGTGCTCGCCGCCTACCGCGACCACTTCGCCATCCACCTCGACCACGTGCCGTCCGTGCCGTCCGTACCCCCTGTGTCCCGGCTGTGA
- a CDS encoding YceI family protein, whose amino-acid sequence MIGRLLGSRTKRMQRTGPLAAVHTPPDAGVLSCRVLDPVNDPVTHAEFTVSDAMGRKVVGGGTDPFGSFVATMPAGEYRLAVSAEGYTPYRASVTVVEDTLASLGDVTLQVAQPPELPTPGDWEIEPAHSSIAFTARHIGLARIHGRFNSFAGAVRIADDMEQSAMHVVIDAASIDTNVKMRDDHLRSADFLDVQRYPTLEFYSDRFTHRGGNRWAVTGALSLHGVTRTVTLDTEYLGLGNGMEGETRAACRATTELHRDDFTVSWQTMLARGIAVVGPSIRIDLDVQTVPKG is encoded by the coding sequence ATGATCGGCCGCTTGCTGGGAAGCCGAACGAAGCGGATGCAACGGACGGGTCCCCTGGCGGCGGTGCACACCCCGCCGGACGCGGGAGTGCTGAGCTGCCGCGTCCTCGACCCCGTCAACGACCCGGTGACCCATGCGGAGTTCACGGTCAGCGACGCCATGGGGCGCAAGGTGGTCGGCGGCGGTACGGACCCCTTCGGGTCGTTCGTGGCGACGATGCCCGCGGGGGAGTACCGGCTGGCCGTGTCCGCCGAGGGCTACACCCCGTACCGGGCCTCCGTGACGGTCGTCGAGGACACGCTGGCCTCGCTCGGGGACGTGACGCTGCAGGTGGCCCAGCCGCCGGAGCTGCCCACGCCGGGTGACTGGGAGATCGAGCCGGCCCACTCCTCGATCGCCTTCACCGCGCGGCACATCGGGCTGGCCCGGATCCACGGCCGGTTCAACTCCTTCGCGGGCGCGGTGCGTATCGCCGACGACATGGAGCAGTCGGCGATGCACGTCGTGATCGACGCGGCCTCCATCGACACCAACGTGAAGATGCGCGACGACCACCTGCGGTCGGCCGACTTCCTGGACGTGCAGCGCTACCCGACCCTGGAGTTCTACAGCGACCGGTTCACGCACCGCGGCGGTAACCGCTGGGCCGTCACCGGGGCGCTGTCCCTGCACGGTGTGACGCGCACCGTCACCCTGGACACCGAGTACCTCGGACTCGGCAACGGCATGGAGGGCGAGACGCGGGCCGCCTGCCGCGCCACCACCGAGCTGCACCGCGACGACTTCACGGTGAGCTGGCAGACGATGCTGGCCCGCGGCATCGCCGTGGTGGGCCCCAGCATCCGCATCGACCTCGACGTGCAGACCGTGCCCAAGGGCTGA
- the holA gene encoding DNA polymerase III subunit delta: MARKTANDDPLAPVTLAVGQEDLLLDRAVQEVVAAAKAADADTDVRDLTPDQLQPGTLDELTSPSLFAERKVVVVRNAQDLSADTVKDVKAYLGAPAEEITLVLLHAGGAKGKGVLDAARKAGAREVACPKMTKPADRLAFVRAEFRTAGRSATPEACQALVDAIGSDLRELASAVSQLTADVEGTIDEAVVGRYYTGRAEASSFTVADRAVEGRAAEALEALRWSLATGVAPVLITSALAQGVRAIGKLSAARGGRPADLARELGMPPWKIDRVRQQMRGWTPDGVSVALRAVAEADAGVKGAGGDPEYALEKAVVTIARAARSRGRT; this comes from the coding sequence ATGGCCAGGAAGACTGCGAACGACGACCCTCTCGCCCCGGTGACCCTTGCCGTGGGCCAGGAGGACCTCCTGCTCGACCGTGCCGTGCAGGAGGTGGTGGCCGCCGCGAAGGCCGCCGACGCCGACACGGACGTACGCGACCTCACCCCCGACCAGTTGCAGCCGGGCACCCTGGACGAGCTGACCAGCCCCTCGCTCTTCGCCGAGCGCAAAGTCGTGGTCGTACGCAATGCGCAGGACCTGTCCGCCGACACGGTCAAGGACGTCAAGGCCTACCTCGGCGCCCCCGCCGAGGAGATCACCCTCGTCCTGCTGCACGCGGGCGGTGCCAAGGGCAAGGGCGTGCTCGACGCCGCCCGCAAGGCGGGGGCGCGCGAGGTGGCCTGCCCGAAGATGACCAAGCCCGCCGACCGGCTGGCCTTCGTGCGCGCGGAGTTCCGCACGGCCGGGCGGTCGGCCACGCCCGAGGCCTGCCAGGCGCTGGTCGACGCGATCGGCAGCGATCTGCGCGAGCTGGCCTCGGCGGTGTCCCAGCTGACCGCCGACGTCGAGGGGACCATCGACGAGGCGGTCGTCGGGCGGTACTACACCGGACGCGCGGAGGCCTCCAGCTTCACGGTCGCCGACCGGGCGGTCGAGGGACGTGCGGCGGAGGCCTTGGAGGCGCTGCGCTGGTCGCTGGCGACCGGAGTGGCGCCGGTGCTGATCACCAGCGCGCTCGCCCAGGGCGTGCGGGCCATCGGCAAGCTGTCCGCCGCCCGCGGCGGACGCCCCGCGGACCTCGCCCGTGAGCTGGGCATGCCGCCCTGGAAGATCGACCGCGTCCGGCAGCAGATGCGCGGCTGGACCCCGGACGGCGTCTCCGTCGCGCTGCGCGCGGTGGCCGAGGCCGACGCGGGGGTGAAGGGCGCCGGGGGGGACCCCGAGTACGCCCTGGAGAAGGCCGTGGTGACCATCGCGCGGGCGGCGCGTTCACGGGGCCGGACCTGA
- the rpsT gene encoding 30S ribosomal protein S20: MANIKSQIKRNKTNEKARLRNKSVKSSLKTAIRKAREAAAAGDVEKATAFQRVASRELDKAVSKGVIHKNQAANKKSALAQKVGALKG, translated from the coding sequence GTGGCGAACATCAAGTCCCAGATCAAGCGGAACAAGACCAACGAGAAGGCCCGGCTGCGCAACAAGTCGGTCAAGTCCTCTCTGAAGACCGCGATCCGCAAGGCCCGCGAGGCCGCTGCCGCGGGTGACGTCGAGAAGGCCACCGCGTTCCAGCGCGTCGCTTCGCGCGAGCTCGACAAGGCCGTCTCCAAGGGCGTCATCCACAAGAACCAGGCCGCCAACAAGAAGTCGGCGCTGGCGCAGAAGGTCGGCGCTCTCAAGGGCTGA
- the lepA gene encoding translation elongation factor 4 — MPAIPSHVPEPSRTDPALIRNFCIIAHIDHGKSTLADRMLQLTGVVEQRQMRAQYLDRMDIERERGITIKSQAVRLPWAPTHDKGATHILNMIDTPGHVDFTYEVSRSLAACEGTILLVDAAQGIEAQTLANLYLAMENDLTIIPVLNKIDLPAAQPEKFAEELANLVGCDPDDVLKVSAKTGLGVDALLDKVVAEIPAPVGVKDAPARAMIFDSVYDSYRGVVTYVRVIDGQLNKRERIRMMSTGATHELLEIGTNSPEMLSADGLGVGEVGYLITGVKDVRQSKVGDTVTSQHKGAEEALGGYKDPRPMVFSGLYPLDGSDYPELREALDKLQLNDAALVYEPETSAALGFGFRVGFLGLLHLDVIRERLEREFGLDLIATAPNVVYRVIMEDGTEHTVTNPSEFPEGKINEVYEPVVRATILAPTEFIGSIMELCQTRRGTLLGMDYLSEDRVEIRYTLPLAEIVFDFFDQLKSKTRGYASLDYEPTGEQTSSLVKVDILLHGDKVDAFSAITHKDAAYAYGVRLVAKLRELIPRQAFEVPIQAAIGSRVIARETIRAIRKDVLAKCYGGDISRKRKLLEKQKEGKKRMKMVGSVEVPQEAFIAVLSSDDSAGSGKGKK, encoded by the coding sequence GTGCCCGCGATCCCCAGCCATGTGCCCGAGCCGAGCCGTACCGATCCCGCGCTGATCCGGAACTTCTGCATCATCGCGCACATCGACCACGGCAAGTCCACGCTCGCCGACCGGATGCTCCAGCTGACCGGTGTGGTCGAGCAGCGGCAGATGCGCGCCCAGTACCTCGACCGCATGGACATCGAGCGCGAGCGCGGCATCACGATCAAGTCCCAGGCGGTGCGGTTGCCGTGGGCCCCGACCCACGACAAGGGCGCCACGCACATCCTCAACATGATCGACACCCCGGGGCACGTCGACTTCACCTACGAGGTGTCGCGGTCGCTGGCCGCGTGCGAGGGCACCATCCTCCTCGTCGACGCCGCCCAGGGCATCGAGGCCCAGACCCTCGCCAACCTCTACCTGGCGATGGAGAACGACCTCACGATCATCCCCGTGCTGAACAAGATCGACCTGCCGGCCGCGCAGCCCGAGAAGTTCGCCGAGGAGCTGGCCAACCTGGTCGGCTGCGACCCCGACGACGTGCTCAAGGTCTCCGCCAAGACCGGCCTCGGCGTCGACGCGCTGCTGGACAAGGTCGTCGCCGAGATCCCGGCCCCGGTCGGCGTCAAGGACGCCCCCGCCCGCGCGATGATCTTCGACTCCGTCTACGACTCCTATCGCGGCGTCGTGACGTACGTCCGGGTCATCGACGGCCAGCTCAACAAGCGCGAGCGGATCCGGATGATGTCCACCGGCGCCACCCACGAGCTGCTGGAGATCGGCACCAACTCGCCGGAGATGCTCTCCGCCGACGGCCTCGGCGTCGGCGAGGTGGGCTACCTGATCACCGGCGTGAAGGACGTCCGCCAGTCCAAGGTCGGTGACACCGTCACCAGCCAGCACAAGGGCGCCGAGGAGGCGCTCGGCGGCTACAAGGACCCCCGGCCCATGGTCTTCTCCGGCCTGTATCCGCTGGACGGCTCCGACTACCCCGAGCTGCGCGAGGCGCTGGACAAGCTCCAGCTCAACGACGCCGCCCTGGTCTACGAGCCGGAGACCTCCGCCGCCCTCGGCTTCGGCTTCCGCGTCGGCTTCCTCGGCCTGCTCCACCTCGACGTGATCCGCGAGCGACTGGAGCGCGAGTTCGGCCTCGACCTCATCGCCACCGCGCCCAACGTGGTCTACCGCGTGATCATGGAGGACGGCACCGAGCACACCGTCACCAACCCGAGCGAGTTCCCCGAAGGCAAGATCAACGAGGTCTACGAGCCGGTCGTGCGCGCCACGATCCTCGCGCCGACCGAGTTCATCGGCTCGATCATGGAGCTGTGCCAGACCCGGCGCGGCACCCTGCTCGGCATGGACTACCTCTCCGAGGACCGGGTGGAGATCCGCTACACCCTGCCCCTCGCGGAGATCGTCTTCGACTTCTTCGACCAGCTGAAGTCGAAGACGCGCGGTTACGCCTCCCTCGACTACGAGCCCACCGGCGAGCAGACCTCCAGCCTGGTCAAGGTCGACATCCTGCTGCACGGCGACAAGGTGGACGCCTTCTCGGCGATCACCCACAAGGACGCGGCGTACGCGTACGGCGTGCGGCTGGTCGCCAAGCTGCGCGAGCTGATCCCGCGCCAGGCCTTCGAGGTGCCCATCCAGGCCGCCATCGGCTCCCGGGTCATCGCCCGCGAGACCATCCGCGCCATCCGCAAGGACGTCCTCGCCAAGTGCTACGGCGGTGACATCTCCCGCAAGCGGAAGCTGCTGGAGAAGCAGAAGGAAGGCAAGAAGCGGATGAAGATGGTGGGTTCCGTGGAGGTTCCGCAGGAGGCCTTCATCGCCGTCCTGTCCAGCGACGACAGCGCGGGGTCGGGCAAGGGCAAGAAGTAA
- a CDS encoding AMP-dependent synthetase/ligase: MSDTQTLIENRPPSVAGLFLERVAATPDAEAYRYPVPPAVGEGPDDWKSLTWAQAAERVYAIAAGLIELGVQPEQRVALASATRLEWILADLGIMCAGAATTTVYPQTNADESAYILSDSESRVLIAEDAAQLAKAKEKKAELPDLTHVVVVDATGADTSEDWVLTLDELERRGAARLEKDPQLIKERVGALTKDQLATLIYTSGTTGRPKGVRLPHDCWSYMAKAIAATGLVTKDDVQYLWLPLAHVFGKVLTSGQIEAGHVTAVDGRVDKIIENLPVVQPTYMAAVPRIFEKVYNGVAAKARAGGGAKYKIFQWAAGIAREYAKVTQDNFKRTGTASAPAGLRTKHAVADRLVYAKIREAFGGRLRACVSGSAALAPEIGYFFAGAGIHILEGYGLTESSAASFVNPGEAYRTGTVGKPLPGTEVRIADDGEILLRGPGIMEGYHKLPEKTAEVLEPDGWFHTGDIGELSPDGYLRITDRKKDLIKTSGGKYIAPAEVEGQFKAVCPYVSNILVHGADRNFCTALIALDEIAITEWAKENGLEGKPYAEIVAAPATVEMVDGYVKQLNEGLQRWQTIKKFRLLPRDLDVEHGEITPSLKLKRPVVEREYKNLIEEMYEGSREA, encoded by the coding sequence GTGAGCGACACACAGACACTGATCGAGAACCGTCCGCCCTCCGTGGCGGGACTCTTCCTGGAGCGGGTGGCCGCCACGCCGGACGCCGAGGCGTACCGCTACCCGGTGCCGCCGGCCGTCGGCGAGGGCCCGGACGACTGGAAGTCGCTGACCTGGGCGCAGGCCGCCGAGCGGGTCTACGCGATCGCGGCCGGCCTGATCGAGCTGGGCGTGCAGCCCGAGCAGCGGGTGGCCCTGGCCTCCGCCACCCGGCTGGAGTGGATCCTCGCCGACCTCGGCATCATGTGCGCGGGCGCGGCGACGACCACCGTCTACCCGCAGACCAACGCCGACGAGTCGGCGTACATCCTCTCCGACTCCGAGAGCCGGGTGCTGATCGCGGAGGACGCCGCGCAGCTCGCCAAGGCGAAGGAGAAGAAGGCGGAGCTGCCCGACCTCACCCACGTGGTCGTGGTCGACGCGACCGGCGCGGACACCTCCGAGGACTGGGTCCTCACCCTCGACGAGCTGGAGCGCCGGGGCGCGGCCCGCCTGGAGAAGGACCCGCAGCTCATCAAGGAGCGGGTCGGCGCGCTCACCAAGGACCAGCTCGCCACCCTCATCTACACCTCCGGCACCACCGGTCGGCCCAAGGGCGTCCGGCTCCCGCACGACTGCTGGTCGTACATGGCCAAGGCGATCGCCGCGACCGGCCTGGTCACCAAGGACGACGTGCAGTACCTGTGGCTGCCGCTCGCCCACGTCTTCGGCAAGGTGCTGACCTCCGGCCAGATCGAGGCCGGTCACGTCACCGCGGTCGACGGCCGGGTCGACAAGATCATCGAGAACCTGCCGGTCGTGCAGCCGACCTACATGGCGGCCGTCCCCCGCATCTTCGAGAAGGTCTACAACGGCGTCGCCGCCAAGGCCCGCGCGGGCGGCGGGGCCAAGTACAAGATCTTCCAGTGGGCCGCCGGGATCGCCCGCGAGTACGCCAAGGTCACCCAGGACAACTTCAAGCGCACCGGCACCGCGAGCGCCCCCGCCGGCCTGCGCACCAAGCACGCCGTCGCCGACCGGCTCGTCTACGCCAAGATCCGCGAGGCCTTCGGCGGCCGCCTGCGCGCCTGCGTCTCGGGCTCGGCCGCCCTCGCTCCCGAGATCGGCTACTTCTTCGCCGGCGCCGGCATCCACATCCTGGAGGGCTACGGCCTCACCGAGTCCTCCGCCGCCTCCTTCGTCAACCCCGGCGAGGCCTACCGCACCGGCACCGTCGGCAAGCCGCTGCCCGGCACCGAGGTGCGCATCGCGGACGACGGCGAGATCCTGCTGCGCGGCCCCGGCATCATGGAGGGCTACCACAAGCTCCCCGAGAAGACCGCCGAGGTGCTGGAGCCCGACGGCTGGTTCCACACCGGCGACATCGGCGAGCTGTCGCCCGACGGCTACCTGCGCATCACCGACCGCAAGAAGGACCTGATCAAGACGTCCGGCGGCAAGTACATCGCGCCGGCCGAGGTCGAGGGCCAGTTCAAGGCGGTCTGCCCCTACGTCTCCAACATCCTGGTGCACGGCGCCGACCGGAACTTCTGCACCGCGCTGATCGCCCTCGACGAGATCGCGATCACCGAGTGGGCCAAGGAGAACGGCCTGGAGGGCAAGCCGTACGCCGAGATCGTCGCGGCGCCCGCGACCGTCGAGATGGTCGACGGCTACGTCAAGCAGCTCAACGAGGGTCTCCAGCGCTGGCAGACCATCAAGAAGTTCCGCCTGCTGCCCCGCGACCTCGACGTCGAGCACGGCGAGATCACCCCGAGCCTGAAGCTGAAGCGGCCGGTGGTGGAGCGGGAGTACAAGAACCTGATCGAGGAGATGTACGAGGGCTCGCGCGAGGCGTAG
- a CDS encoding SpoIIE family protein phosphatase, translated as MGAIPTQRETASRASAVPAHTAEASAEGFEECARARVTLLGSSLAPGAARAMVRAALADWSALGLPGTEQLTEHLTADALVVVSELVTNAVVHAGTDVEVGFQVEGTGALVVEATDQHPSRAPRSADPETPHDSAEYGRGLRLVAALAEAWGITYRPGTKTVWARLSPVGTDDAGPTEAYAGGRGARRTDSPGAWPPGEEREGQDGGSGSQYDGRDGHDDRRFRGGPSALDAPTPDPDPCAAAPGLGASPGPETDPGPEAKSRSETGPGADVDPDADVASGPGAVADPGPGVDASPGRREAPGRRSEPPRWPDLPDGVTGPARRGIRDREWLGRGALSFLAEASDLLAGQLDEDLVASLTGQLIVPRLADWCGVWLEDESLGRGAWTDDTGAAVGARLARVWHSGEGHLDELRAALEKDPPRPRDPWRSGPVGHPWPGDALGPQGTHGTALAYRLVAGGRPLGTLVIGRADTPGVPGTTGFPDEITGLVEDLSRRVALAIGAARQYARQATISAVLQRGLLPGAVAEIPGVRSALVYEPRDKGGPSGDFYDLFPAGDGRWCFAVGDVQGKGPEAAVVIGLARPWLRLLAREQYGVPDVLDRLNQLLLDDATEAADAAARALVAAGGPPVAPGDGPQTRFLSLLYGELVPFDGGVRCTLASAGHPLPLLLGPDGTVSAVACPQTLLGVVEDATYVSETFELRSGDTLLCVTDGITERRSGSRQFDDGDGLAAALAGCAGLDAELVAERIRRLVHEFGPRPPEDDLALLVLQAE; from the coding sequence ATGGGGGCCATTCCGACGCAGCGGGAGACCGCCTCCCGCGCCAGCGCGGTGCCCGCACACACCGCCGAGGCATCAGCCGAGGGCTTCGAGGAGTGCGCGCGGGCGCGCGTGACCCTGCTCGGCAGTTCCCTCGCGCCGGGCGCCGCCCGCGCGATGGTGCGGGCCGCGCTCGCCGACTGGTCCGCGCTCGGTCTGCCCGGCACGGAGCAGCTGACCGAGCACCTCACCGCCGACGCCCTGGTCGTCGTCAGCGAGCTGGTCACCAATGCCGTGGTGCACGCCGGCACCGATGTCGAGGTGGGCTTCCAGGTGGAGGGGACCGGCGCGCTCGTCGTCGAGGCCACGGACCAGCACCCGTCCCGCGCGCCCAGGAGCGCCGACCCCGAGACGCCGCACGATTCCGCCGAGTACGGGCGCGGCCTGCGGCTGGTCGCCGCGCTCGCGGAGGCCTGGGGGATCACCTACCGCCCGGGCACCAAGACGGTGTGGGCGCGGTTGTCGCCCGTGGGCACGGACGACGCCGGGCCGACCGAGGCGTACGCCGGAGGGCGCGGGGCGCGACGCACCGACTCGCCGGGTGCGTGGCCGCCGGGGGAGGAGCGGGAGGGCCAGGACGGAGGCTCCGGCAGCCAGTACGACGGTCGGGACGGACACGACGACCGGCGGTTCCGGGGCGGCCCGTCGGCGCTGGACGCCCCGACGCCCGACCCGGACCCCTGTGCGGCGGCCCCCGGCCTCGGAGCGAGCCCCGGCCCCGAAACGGACCCCGGCCCCGAAGCGAAGTCACGCTCCGAAACGGGTCCGGGTGCCGACGTGGACCCGGACGCCGACGTGGCCTCGGGCCCCGGTGCGGTTGCGGACCCGGGCCCCGGCGTGGACGCGAGCCCCGGCCGACGCGAGGCCCCCGGCCGCCGGTCGGAGCCGCCGCGGTGGCCGGACCTGCCGGACGGCGTGACCGGCCCCGCCCGGCGCGGCATCCGCGACCGGGAGTGGCTGGGCCGCGGTGCCCTGTCCTTCCTCGCCGAGGCCTCCGACCTGCTGGCCGGACAGCTCGACGAGGATCTGGTCGCCTCCCTCACCGGCCAGCTGATCGTGCCCCGGCTCGCCGACTGGTGCGGGGTGTGGCTGGAGGACGAGTCCCTGGGCCGCGGCGCCTGGACCGACGACACCGGCGCGGCCGTCGGCGCCCGGCTGGCCCGCGTGTGGCACTCGGGCGAGGGCCACCTCGACGAGCTGCGCGCCGCCCTGGAGAAGGACCCGCCCCGCCCGCGCGACCCGTGGCGCTCCGGCCCCGTCGGCCACCCGTGGCCCGGCGACGCGCTCGGCCCGCAGGGCACGCACGGCACCGCGCTCGCCTACCGTCTGGTGGCCGGCGGCAGGCCGCTGGGCACCCTGGTCATCGGACGGGCCGACACGCCGGGCGTCCCCGGCACCACCGGTTTCCCGGACGAGATCACCGGCCTGGTCGAGGACCTCAGCCGCCGGGTGGCGCTCGCCATCGGCGCCGCCCGCCAGTACGCCCGGCAGGCCACCATCAGCGCCGTACTCCAGCGCGGCCTGCTGCCCGGCGCCGTCGCGGAGATCCCCGGTGTGCGCAGCGCCCTCGTCTACGAACCGCGGGACAAGGGCGGCCCCAGCGGCGACTTCTACGACCTCTTCCCGGCCGGCGACGGCCGCTGGTGCTTCGCCGTGGGCGACGTCCAGGGCAAGGGCCCCGAGGCCGCAGTCGTCATCGGCCTCGCCCGGCCCTGGCTGCGGCTGCTCGCCCGCGAGCAGTACGGCGTCCCCGACGTCCTCGACCGCCTCAACCAGCTCCTCCTCGACGACGCCACCGAGGCCGCCGACGCCGCCGCCCGCGCGCTGGTCGCCGCCGGAGGCCCACCGGTTGCCCCGGGCGACGGACCGCAGACCCGCTTCCTCTCCCTGCTCTACGGCGAGCTGGTCCCCTTCGACGGCGGCGTCCGCTGCACCCTCGCGTCCGCCGGACACCCGCTGCCGCTGCTCCTCGGGCCCGACGGCACGGTGTCCGCCGTCGCGTGCCCGCAGACCCTGCTCGGCGTGGTCGAGGACGCGACGTACGTCAGCGAGACCTTCGAGCTGCGGTCCGGCGACACCCTGCTGTGCGTCACCGACGGGATCACGGAGCGGCGCAGCGGCTCCCGCCAGTTCGACGACGGCGACGGGCTCGCCGCGGCGCTGGCCGGGTGCGCGGGCCTGGACGCCGAGCTGGTCGCCGAGCGCATCAGGCGTCTGGTGCACGAGTTCGGGCCGCGGCCCCCGGAGGACGACCTGGCGCTGCTGGTGCTCCAGGCGGAATGA